One Peromyscus leucopus breed LL Stock chromosome 4, UCI_PerLeu_2.1, whole genome shotgun sequence genomic region harbors:
- the Stx16 gene encoding syntaxin-16 isoform X4 produces MATRRLTDAFLLLRNNSIQNRQLLAEQLADDRMALVSGISLDPEAAIGVTKRSPPKWVDGVDEVQYDVGRIKQKMKELASLHDKHLNRPTLDDSSEEEHAIEITTQEITQLFHRCQRAVQALPSRARRACSEQEERLLRNVVASLAQALQELSTSFRHAQSGYLKRMKNREERSQHFFDTSVPLMEDGDDAALYGQGFTDDQLVLVEQNTLMVEEREREIRQIVQSISDLSEIFRDLGAMIVEQGTVLDRIDYNVEQSCVKTEDGLKQLHKAEQYQKKNRKMLVILILVVIIVVLIVVLIGVKSR; encoded by the exons ATGGCCACCAGGCGTTTAACCGACGCTTTCTTGTTGTTGCGGAATAATTCCATCCAAAACCGGCAGCTGTTAGCCGAGCAA CTTGCTGATGACCGCATGGCACTGGTGTCAGGCATCAGCTTAGATCCAGAAGCAGCAATTGGTGTGACAAAGCGGTCACCTCCCAAATGGGTGGATGGAGTAGATGAA GTCCAGTATGATGTTGGCCGCATTAAACAGAAGATGAAGGAGTTGGCCAGCCTTCATGACAAGCATTTGAACAGACCCACCTTGGACGACAGCAGCGAGGAAGAGCATGCCATCGAGATAACCACCCAAGAGATCACACAG CTCTTCCACAGGTGCCAGCGTGCCGTGCAGGCCTTGCCCAGTCGGGCACGAAGGGCCTGCTCTGAGCAGGAAGAGCGGCTACTGCGGAACGTGGTGGCCTCCCTGGCACAGGCCCTGCAGGAGCTGTCCACCAGCTTCCGGCACGCACAGTCCGGCTACCTGAAAC GCATGAAGAACCGAGAGGAAAGATCACAGCATTTCTTTGACACATCGGTGCCACTAATGGAGGATGGAGATGATGCTGCTTTGTATGGTCAG GGTTTCACGGATGACCAACTGGTACTGGTAGAGCAGAACACACTgatggtggaggagagagagcggGAGATCCGTCAGATTGTACAGTCCATTTCTGACCTCAGTGAAATCTTCAGGGACTTGGGAGCCATGATTGTGGAGCAG GGTACAGTCCTTGACAGAATTGACTATAATGTTGAACAGTCCTGTGTCAAGACCGAAGATGGCTTGAAACAGCTTCACAAG GCAGAGCAGTACCAAAAGAAGAACCGGAAGATGCTCGTGATCTTGATACTGGTTGTCATCATCGTAGTCCTCATTGTGGTCCTCATCGGCGTAAAGTCTCGTTAG
- the Stx16 gene encoding syntaxin-16 isoform X2, producing MATRRLTDAFLLLRNNSIQNRQLLAEQVSSHTTSSPLHSRSIAALADDRMALVSGISLDPEAAIGVTKRSPPKWVDGVDEVQYDVGRIKQKMKELASLHDKHLNRPTLDDSSEEEHAIEITTQEITQLFHRCQRAVQALPSRARRACSEQEERLLRNVVASLAQALQELSTSFRHAQSGYLKRMKNREERSQHFFDTSVPLMEDGDDAALYGQGFTDDQLVLVEQNTLMVEEREREIRQIVQSISDLSEIFRDLGAMIVEQGTVLDRIDYNVEQSCVKTEDGLKQLHKAEQYQKKNRKMLVILILVVIIVVLIVVLIGVKSR from the exons ATGGCCACCAGGCGTTTAACCGACGCTTTCTTGTTGTTGCGGAATAATTCCATCCAAAACCGGCAGCTGTTAGCCGAGCAAGTGAGTAGTCACACCACCTCCAGCCCTCTGCATTCACGTAGCATTGCTGCG CTTGCTGATGACCGCATGGCACTGGTGTCAGGCATCAGCTTAGATCCAGAAGCAGCAATTGGTGTGACAAAGCGGTCACCTCCCAAATGGGTGGATGGAGTAGATGAA GTCCAGTATGATGTTGGCCGCATTAAACAGAAGATGAAGGAGTTGGCCAGCCTTCATGACAAGCATTTGAACAGACCCACCTTGGACGACAGCAGCGAGGAAGAGCATGCCATCGAGATAACCACCCAAGAGATCACACAG CTCTTCCACAGGTGCCAGCGTGCCGTGCAGGCCTTGCCCAGTCGGGCACGAAGGGCCTGCTCTGAGCAGGAAGAGCGGCTACTGCGGAACGTGGTGGCCTCCCTGGCACAGGCCCTGCAGGAGCTGTCCACCAGCTTCCGGCACGCACAGTCCGGCTACCTGAAAC GCATGAAGAACCGAGAGGAAAGATCACAGCATTTCTTTGACACATCGGTGCCACTAATGGAGGATGGAGATGATGCTGCTTTGTATGGTCAG GGTTTCACGGATGACCAACTGGTACTGGTAGAGCAGAACACACTgatggtggaggagagagagcggGAGATCCGTCAGATTGTACAGTCCATTTCTGACCTCAGTGAAATCTTCAGGGACTTGGGAGCCATGATTGTGGAGCAG GGTACAGTCCTTGACAGAATTGACTATAATGTTGAACAGTCCTGTGTCAAGACCGAAGATGGCTTGAAACAGCTTCACAAG GCAGAGCAGTACCAAAAGAAGAACCGGAAGATGCTCGTGATCTTGATACTGGTTGTCATCATCGTAGTCCTCATTGTGGTCCTCATCGGCGTAAAGTCTCGTTAG
- the Stx16 gene encoding syntaxin-16 isoform X3: protein MATRRLTDAFLLLRNNSIQNRQLLAEQELDELADDRMALVSGISLDPEAAIGVTKRSPPKWVDGVDEVQYDVGRIKQKMKELASLHDKHLNRPTLDDSSEEEHAIEITTQEITQLFHRCQRAVQALPSRARRACSEQEERLLRNVVASLAQALQELSTSFRHAQSGYLKRMKNREERSQHFFDTSVPLMEDGDDAALYGQGFTDDQLVLVEQNTLMVEEREREIRQIVQSISDLSEIFRDLGAMIVEQGTVLDRIDYNVEQSCVKTEDGLKQLHKAEQYQKKNRKMLVILILVVIIVVLIVVLIGVKSR, encoded by the exons ATGGCCACCAGGCGTTTAACCGACGCTTTCTTGTTGTTGCGGAATAATTCCATCCAAAACCGGCAGCTGTTAGCCGAGCAA GAGCTGGACGAG CTTGCTGATGACCGCATGGCACTGGTGTCAGGCATCAGCTTAGATCCAGAAGCAGCAATTGGTGTGACAAAGCGGTCACCTCCCAAATGGGTGGATGGAGTAGATGAA GTCCAGTATGATGTTGGCCGCATTAAACAGAAGATGAAGGAGTTGGCCAGCCTTCATGACAAGCATTTGAACAGACCCACCTTGGACGACAGCAGCGAGGAAGAGCATGCCATCGAGATAACCACCCAAGAGATCACACAG CTCTTCCACAGGTGCCAGCGTGCCGTGCAGGCCTTGCCCAGTCGGGCACGAAGGGCCTGCTCTGAGCAGGAAGAGCGGCTACTGCGGAACGTGGTGGCCTCCCTGGCACAGGCCCTGCAGGAGCTGTCCACCAGCTTCCGGCACGCACAGTCCGGCTACCTGAAAC GCATGAAGAACCGAGAGGAAAGATCACAGCATTTCTTTGACACATCGGTGCCACTAATGGAGGATGGAGATGATGCTGCTTTGTATGGTCAG GGTTTCACGGATGACCAACTGGTACTGGTAGAGCAGAACACACTgatggtggaggagagagagcggGAGATCCGTCAGATTGTACAGTCCATTTCTGACCTCAGTGAAATCTTCAGGGACTTGGGAGCCATGATTGTGGAGCAG GGTACAGTCCTTGACAGAATTGACTATAATGTTGAACAGTCCTGTGTCAAGACCGAAGATGGCTTGAAACAGCTTCACAAG GCAGAGCAGTACCAAAAGAAGAACCGGAAGATGCTCGTGATCTTGATACTGGTTGTCATCATCGTAGTCCTCATTGTGGTCCTCATCGGCGTAAAGTCTCGTTAG
- the Stx16 gene encoding syntaxin-16 isoform X1 has translation MATRRLTDAFLLLRNNSIQNRQLLAEQVSSHTTSSPLHSRSIAAELDELADDRMALVSGISLDPEAAIGVTKRSPPKWVDGVDEVQYDVGRIKQKMKELASLHDKHLNRPTLDDSSEEEHAIEITTQEITQLFHRCQRAVQALPSRARRACSEQEERLLRNVVASLAQALQELSTSFRHAQSGYLKRMKNREERSQHFFDTSVPLMEDGDDAALYGQGFTDDQLVLVEQNTLMVEEREREIRQIVQSISDLSEIFRDLGAMIVEQGTVLDRIDYNVEQSCVKTEDGLKQLHKAEQYQKKNRKMLVILILVVIIVVLIVVLIGVKSR, from the exons ATGGCCACCAGGCGTTTAACCGACGCTTTCTTGTTGTTGCGGAATAATTCCATCCAAAACCGGCAGCTGTTAGCCGAGCAAGTGAGTAGTCACACCACCTCCAGCCCTCTGCATTCACGTAGCATTGCTGCG GAGCTGGACGAG CTTGCTGATGACCGCATGGCACTGGTGTCAGGCATCAGCTTAGATCCAGAAGCAGCAATTGGTGTGACAAAGCGGTCACCTCCCAAATGGGTGGATGGAGTAGATGAA GTCCAGTATGATGTTGGCCGCATTAAACAGAAGATGAAGGAGTTGGCCAGCCTTCATGACAAGCATTTGAACAGACCCACCTTGGACGACAGCAGCGAGGAAGAGCATGCCATCGAGATAACCACCCAAGAGATCACACAG CTCTTCCACAGGTGCCAGCGTGCCGTGCAGGCCTTGCCCAGTCGGGCACGAAGGGCCTGCTCTGAGCAGGAAGAGCGGCTACTGCGGAACGTGGTGGCCTCCCTGGCACAGGCCCTGCAGGAGCTGTCCACCAGCTTCCGGCACGCACAGTCCGGCTACCTGAAAC GCATGAAGAACCGAGAGGAAAGATCACAGCATTTCTTTGACACATCGGTGCCACTAATGGAGGATGGAGATGATGCTGCTTTGTATGGTCAG GGTTTCACGGATGACCAACTGGTACTGGTAGAGCAGAACACACTgatggtggaggagagagagcggGAGATCCGTCAGATTGTACAGTCCATTTCTGACCTCAGTGAAATCTTCAGGGACTTGGGAGCCATGATTGTGGAGCAG GGTACAGTCCTTGACAGAATTGACTATAATGTTGAACAGTCCTGTGTCAAGACCGAAGATGGCTTGAAACAGCTTCACAAG GCAGAGCAGTACCAAAAGAAGAACCGGAAGATGCTCGTGATCTTGATACTGGTTGTCATCATCGTAGTCCTCATTGTGGTCCTCATCGGCGTAAAGTCTCGTTAG
- the Stx16 gene encoding syntaxin-16 isoform X5, which produces MALVSGISLDPEAAIGVTKRSPPKWVDGVDEVQYDVGRIKQKMKELASLHDKHLNRPTLDDSSEEEHAIEITTQEITQLFHRCQRAVQALPSRARRACSEQEERLLRNVVASLAQALQELSTSFRHAQSGYLKRMKNREERSQHFFDTSVPLMEDGDDAALYGQGFTDDQLVLVEQNTLMVEEREREIRQIVQSISDLSEIFRDLGAMIVEQGTVLDRIDYNVEQSCVKTEDGLKQLHKAEQYQKKNRKMLVILILVVIIVVLIVVLIGVKSR; this is translated from the exons ATGGCACTGGTGTCAGGCATCAGCTTAGATCCAGAAGCAGCAATTGGTGTGACAAAGCGGTCACCTCCCAAATGGGTGGATGGAGTAGATGAA GTCCAGTATGATGTTGGCCGCATTAAACAGAAGATGAAGGAGTTGGCCAGCCTTCATGACAAGCATTTGAACAGACCCACCTTGGACGACAGCAGCGAGGAAGAGCATGCCATCGAGATAACCACCCAAGAGATCACACAG CTCTTCCACAGGTGCCAGCGTGCCGTGCAGGCCTTGCCCAGTCGGGCACGAAGGGCCTGCTCTGAGCAGGAAGAGCGGCTACTGCGGAACGTGGTGGCCTCCCTGGCACAGGCCCTGCAGGAGCTGTCCACCAGCTTCCGGCACGCACAGTCCGGCTACCTGAAAC GCATGAAGAACCGAGAGGAAAGATCACAGCATTTCTTTGACACATCGGTGCCACTAATGGAGGATGGAGATGATGCTGCTTTGTATGGTCAG GGTTTCACGGATGACCAACTGGTACTGGTAGAGCAGAACACACTgatggtggaggagagagagcggGAGATCCGTCAGATTGTACAGTCCATTTCTGACCTCAGTGAAATCTTCAGGGACTTGGGAGCCATGATTGTGGAGCAG GGTACAGTCCTTGACAGAATTGACTATAATGTTGAACAGTCCTGTGTCAAGACCGAAGATGGCTTGAAACAGCTTCACAAG GCAGAGCAGTACCAAAAGAAGAACCGGAAGATGCTCGTGATCTTGATACTGGTTGTCATCATCGTAGTCCTCATTGTGGTCCTCATCGGCGTAAAGTCTCGTTAG